The Myxococcus fulvus genomic interval GGCTCCGAGCGTGGTCGTCCCCGAGCGGCTCACGCTGCCCGGCGCGCTGACCAACCAGGAGGGCGTGGAGGCCCTCTCTCGCGTCATCGCGGGCTTCGAGGGCGCGCACCTCTACGTGTCCCGCGCGCCCCTCCAGTCCCGCGCCGCCCAGCGCTCCGAGAGCCCCGTCTCCCGGAAGCAGGGCGCGAAGGCGCCGCGTCCCGCGCAGCGCACGGCCTATGTGGCGCCGCGCGACGAGGTGGAGACGCAGGTGTGCGAGGCGCTGGCGGAGCTCTTGGGCGTGGAGGCGGTGGGCATCCACGACAACTTCTACGACCTGGGCCTCAACTCGCTCCTGATGGTGCAGTTGAGCGCGCGGCTGCGGGAGCGGCTCGACGTGCAGCTGTCGCTCAACGCGCTGTTGGAGCACTCCTCCGCGGCGCAGATTGGCGCGCAGGTGTCCGCCACCCGGCCCTCGCTGAACTCTGCTCCGGCGGCGCCGAGCGAGCCCGCGCTGCCCGCTGGCGTGGTGCGCTTGCAGCGGGGCGTGCCCGGACGCACGCCGCTGTTCTGCATCCACCCCGCGGGCGGCTCCGTGTTCGGCTTCCTGCCCCTGGTGCGTCACCTGGACAAGGAGCAGCCGGTGTACGGCATCCAGGCGCGCGGCGTGGAGGGCGAGGTGCCGCCCGACACCTGCATCGAGGACATGGCGCTGCACTACCTGGAGCTGGTGCGCGGTCTCCAGCCCCAGGGCCCCTACCTGTTCTGCGGCTCCTCCATGGGCGGCACCGTGGCCTTCGACATGGCCCGCAGGCTGACGGCGCAGGGCCAGCGCGTGGACCTCCTGGCGATGCTCGACACGCCCTCGGATGACGGCGGCACGGTGCGCCACTCGGAGCCGGTGACGGACGACTTCGTCCTCGACTACGTGAAGAAGCTCTCGCCGGAGATGTCCGACGCCTTCGTCCGGATGAACGCGGAGAACGGCGGCAGCTTCCTGCGTCTGTGGCGCGCGCACAACGAGGCGCTGCTGCGCTACGCGGCCCAGCCGGTCGACACCCGCATCCTCTATTTCCGGGCCAGTGTCCGGGACCACCTCATCCCCCACCATCCGGAGTACGGCTGGATTGGGAAGGCCCGAGGCGGCATCGAAATCCACGAGGTGGAAGGCAATCACCTCACCATGAGTCTGGAGCCTCACGTCGCGAGACTCGCCTCGCTGCTTCGCGAGCGACTCGCGTCCTGAGCGTCCACAGCCTCCCGAATCCATTGCTCGCCGTTGGCGAGGAGAGCCGAGTCATGTCTCGAGACACCGAATCGATGTCCCTGGAGGAGAAGAAGCAGCTCCTGAAGCGCCTCCTGGCGCGACAGGACGCGGCCCCGCGGGTGGCGGCGGTGCAGGAGCCCTTTGCCCTCTCCTACGGCCAGTCCGCGCTGTTCCACCTGCACCAGTCCGACCCGGACAACCACGCGTACCACACGCTGTTCTCGTTCCGCGTGCACGGCCCGCTGGACGTCGACGCCCTGCGCCGCGCGGCCGAGGTGCTGGTGGAGCGGCACGAGGTGCTGCGCACCACCTACGGCGTCAGCGATGACGGACGGCTGCTCCAGCGCGTGCAGGAGCAGGGCACGCTCCCCTTCACCCTGAATGACTCGCGTGGCGTGTCCCCGGCGGAGGTGCGCCGCCGTCTCATCGAGGAGGTGCGCAAGCCCTTCGATTTGACGACGGGGCCGGTGGCCCGGCTGAGCGTCACCCGCGTGGACGGCGGCGAGCACCTGGTGGTCTTCACCCAGCACCACGTCTCCAACGACGCGAGGGCGCTGCAGGTGCTCCAGCGGGAGCTGCTCGAGGTCTACGGCCAGCTCGTCACCCGGGGCACGGCGAGCCTGCCGGCGCCTCGCGCGCAGTACCGCCAGTTCGTGGAGTGGGAGCAGGCGCTGCTCGGCGGTCCTCGTGGCGAGGTGCTGGAGCGCTACTGGAAGGAGCGCCTCGCGGGGGCGCCTCCCGCGCTGGAGCTGCCCACGGACAAGCCCCGGCCCGCGGAGCAGGGCTGCCATGGCGACACTGTCATCCACGAGCTGGACCGTGCGCTGGTGCGCCGCGCGGAGGCCCGGGCGCGTGAGCAGGGCGTGACGCTCTACACCTTCCTGCTCGCGTGCTTCCACGTGCTGCTCTCGCGGCACACCGGCCAGCGCGACGTGCTGGTGGGGACGCCCACCAACACGCTCATGTCCGCGGAGGACGCGGCGCTGCAGGAGGTCGTCGGCTACGCCGTCAACCCCGTGGTGGTGCGCTCCTCGGTGGACGAGGGGCTGGGCTTCGGCGCCTTCGCGCGCGAGCTGCAGAAGCGGGTGCTGGAGGCGCTGGAGCACCAGGCGTACCCGTTCCCGCAACTGGTGGCGAAGCTGGGGGGGCCCCGGGACGCGTCGCGCCCGCCGGTCTTCCAGGTGATGTTCAACTACCTGCCGGTCAGCGACCGCGACCCGTTGGCGATGCTCGGCCTGTCGGTCGACGAGGGCCGCACGTTCCAGGTGAACGGGCTGACGCTGTCGCCGTACGTGCTGCCGCAGCAGGAGGCCCAGTTCGACGTGGGCATGGAGTGCCTGAAGCTGGGCGAGCGGCTGGTGCTGGCGCTGCATTACAACGCGGACCTCTTCCTGGGGCGGACCGCGCGCCGGCTGCTGGAGCGCTTCGAGTGCCTGGTGGCGGACGCGGTGGAGCGCCCCTCGGCCACGTGTGACGCGCTGGAGGTGGTGTCCGCGTCCGAGCGCGAGGAGCTGCTGCTCGGGTTGAACCCCCGGCCGATGGACTGGGTGGACGGGCCGTCCATGGTGGACCTGGTTGAGGCCCAGGTGCGCCGCACGCCGGACGCCGTGGCGCTGTCGGTGGGGGACACGCACCTGACGTACCGCGAGCTGAACGCGCGGGCCAACCGCCTGGCGCACTACCTGCGCACGCACCACGGGGCCGGCCCGGACGTGCTGGTGGGGTTGATGGTGGACCGCACCGAGTGGCTGCTCATCGGCACGCTCGGCATCCTCAAGTCCGGCGCGGCCTACGTGCCCATCGACCCGGCGTACCCGGCCGAGCGCGTGCGCTACCTGCTCCAGGACAGCAGCAGCGGCGTGCTGCTCACCGAGCCGCAGCTTTTGGAGACGGCGCGCCAGGGCTCGCCCGCGGGGTGCGTGGACATCACCACCGCGCGGGGGGACTCGGACGAGGACGTGGCGCACCGCCCCGGCTGCGAGGACCTGGCGTACGTCATCTACACGTCCGGCTCCACGGGCCGGCCCAAGGGGACGCTCATCGAGCACCACAGCGCGGTGTCCTTCCTGCGCTGGTGCCAGACGGAGTTCCGCGCGACGGACTTCGACGTCACCTTCTTCGGCACGTCGTACTGCTTCGACCTGTCCATCTTCGAGATGTTCTACACGCTGTCGGTGGGGCGGCGGGTCCGCCTGCTGCGCAACAGCCTCCAAATCGCCGAGTACCTGGACAGCGAGTCGCGCATCCTCGTGAACACGGTGCCCTCCGTGGTGAAGGAGCTGCTGGCGGCGGGCGCGGAGCTGGGCAACGTCACCGTGCTGAACATGGCGGGCGAGCCCATCCCGCAGAGCGTGATGTCCCAGCTGGAGGGCCTGCCCATCCAGGTGCGCAACCTGTACGGCCCCAGCGAGGACACGACGTACAGCACCTGCTACCGCTTCCCCGGGGACGACCCGAAGGTGCTCATCGGCAAGCCGCTGGCGAACACCCGCGTGTACATCCTCGACAAGGACCTGCGGCTGGTGCCCCGGGGTGTGCCCGGCGAGCTGTGCCTGTCGGGGGATGGCCTGGCGCGCGGGTATCTGGACCGGCCGGACCTGACGGCCGAGCGCTTCGTGCCGGACCCGTTCATGCCCGGTCGACGCATGTACCGCACGGGCGACGTCGCGCAGTGGCGCGCGGATGGGAACCTCGACTACCTGGGGCGGCGCGATGACCAGGTGAAGCTCAACGGCTACCGCATCGAGCTGGGCGAAATCGAGGTGGCGCTGTCGAAGCACCCGGCCACGCGGGAGGTGCTGGTGCTGGCGCGGCCCGGGCCCTCGCGGGACATGGAGCTGGTGGCCTGGCTGGTGTGCTCGGAGAAGGTGGAGCCTCGCGAGCTGAGGGCGTTCCTGGAGCAGCGCCTGCCGCGCTTCATGGTGCCGGGACACTTCGTCTTCCTGGACGCGTTCCCGCTCACGCCGAACGGGAAGATCGACAAGAAGGCGCTGGCGGCGCCGGTGGCCGCGGCCTCCCGGAGCGCGATGCCTCCCGTCGCGCCTCGCAGCGAGCTGGAGCGCGCGCTGCACGAGCTGTGGGGGCACGCGCTGCGCGGCGCCCACTTCGGCATCGACGACAACTTCTTCGACGTGGGGGGCAGCTCGCTGCACCTGACGCAGATCCACATGTCGTTGCAGCGGCGGCTGGGCCGGAAGATGCCGATGACGGAGCTGTACCGCTTCCCGACCATCCGCGCGCTGGCCGAGTTCCTGGACCGGGGTCCCGAGAAGCAGGCCGAGCCGTCGAACGACGAGCGGGCCGAGCGCATGCGCAAGCAGGAGCAGTTCTTCCGGGCGCGCAAGGCGCGTCGGAGCTGAGTCACCCCGAGGCACGGGCCGACGAGGTCCGACGTGAAGGTTCATGGCCCCGGCGTGGGCGGAAGAGGCGTGGAGATGACGGCTGAAAGTTCGATGTCGGAGCAGGCCATCCAGGCGTGGCTCGTCGCGCGAATCACCGCGCTGTTGGGCCTGGAGACGCTGGACCCCCAGGAGCGGCTGAGCCGCTACGGGCTGGACTCCGTGAAGGTCGTGGCCTTGATGACGGAGCTGTCCGGTGTGCTGGGCCGCCCCGTGTCGCCGCTGCTGTTCTGGCGGCACCCGTCGATTCACGCGCTGTCGGCGGCGCTGTCGGGCCGCGCGGAGACGGAGTCCCGGCCGGCGGCGACGACGTCGGCCTCGCGCCCGGTGGATGAGCCCATCGCGGTGGTGGGCCTGGCGTGCCGCATGCCGGGCGCGCCGGACGTGGCCTCGTTCTGGCGGCGCCTGTGCGAGGGGTACGACGCGATGCGCGAGGTGCCGGTGGAGCGCTGGGACATCGACGCGTACCACGACACCGAGCTGCAGGCGCCGGGGAAGATGGTGGCGCGCCGTGCTTCCTTCGTGGACGGCGTGCAGGGCTTCGACCCGCTCTTCTTCGGCATCTCCCCGCGCGAGGCGGCGGAGATGGACCCGCAGCAGCGGCTGATGCTGGAGCTGGCGTGGGAGGTGCTGGAGGACGCGGGCGTGCCGGCGGCGGGGCTGCGGGACTCGAGCACCGGCGTCTTCGTGGGCGCCATCTGGCACGACTACGCGGTGCTGCACCAGAACGCGTGCGCGGCCGTCACGCCGCACACCGCGACGGGGCAGGCGCTCAACATCGTGGCCAACCGCATCTCCTACGCGCTGGGCCTGCGCGGGCCAAGCGTCACGCTGGACACGGCGTGCTCGTCGTCGCTGGTGGCCGCGCACCTGGCCTGTCAGAGCCTGCGCGCGGGGGAGTGCCGGCTGGCACTGGTGGGCGGCGTCAACCTGCTGCTCGCGCCGGAGACCAGCGTGGCGCTCACCAAGTTCGGTGGGCTGTCGCCGGATGGCGCGAGCAAGGCGTTCGCGGCGGACGCCAACGGCTTCGCGCGCGGCGAGGGCGCGGGCATGGTGGCGCTGATGCCGCTGTCCGCGGCGCAGGCGGCCGGGGTGCCCATCTACTGCGTCATCCGTGGCGGCGCGGTGAACAACAACGGCTTCGGCAACGGCCTGACGGCGCCCAGCGCGGCGGCCCAGGAGTCGCTGCTGCGTGACGCGTACGCGCGCGCCGGGGTGACGCCGAGCCGCGTGCACTACGTGGAGACGCACGGCCCCGGCACGGCGCTGGGCGACCCCATCGAGGCGGGGGCCCTGGGCACGGTGCTGGGCGAGGGGCGGGACGCGGAGCGCGCGCTGCTCATCGGCTCGGTGAAGACGAACATCGGCCACCTGGAGGGCGCGGCGGGCATCGCGGGTCTGCTCAAGGTGGTGCTGGCGCTCTCGCACCGCCGCGTGCCGCCCAACCTGCACTTCGACGCGCCCAATCCGCTCATCGACTTCGGCACGCTGCGGCTGAAGGTCCCCGAGCGACTGTCGCCCTGGCCCGCCGAGGACGAGAAGGCGCTCGCGGGGGTGAGCGCCTTCGGGTGGGGTGGGACGAACTGTCACCTGGTGCTGGAGGAGGCCCCGGGCTCGCGCGCAGAACTGCTGCCGTTGGCGGCGGCGGACGCGGCGAGCCTGCGCGCCGAGGTCGAGAAGGTGGCGGCCCGCGCGGAGGACACGGCGTCCCTCGAGACGCTGGCGGAGCTGTGCCAGCCGTGGGCGCGCGACGTGGGCGAAGGCTCGCACCGGGTGGCCTTCACGGCCCGCTCGCGCGCCGAGCTCGCGCAAGAGGCCCGGGCCTTCCTGGCGGGCCAGGAGCGCGTCGGACTGGTGGTGGGCCAGGGCGAGCGGCCCGCTCCGCGCATCGCCTTCGTGTGCACGCCCCAGGGCTCCCAGTGGGACGGCATGGGGCGCGAGTTGCTCCACCGCGAGCCCGTGTTCCGCGCGAAGGTGGAGGCGCTGGACGCGGCCTTCCGGCCCCTGGCGGGCTGGTCGCTGGTGGAGGCGCTGGTGACGCCGCACCCGCGCGCGGAGGACGCGGACGTGGTCCAGCCGCTGCTCTTCGCGGTGCAGGTGGGGCTCGCGGCCTTGTGGCGCTCGTGGGGTGTGGAGCCGGAGGTGGTGGTGGGCCACAGCCTGGGCGAGGTGGTGGCCGCCTGCATCACCGGCGCGCTGAGCACCGAGGACTCCGTCTGGCTGGTGCACCACTACAGCCGGTTGCAGCAGCGCACCGCGGGCCGCAGCGGCATGGCGCTGGTGGGCCTGCCGGGCGTCGAGGTGGAGGTGCTGCTGACGCCCCTGGAGGGGCGGGTGGTGGTGGCGGGCTACAACGACCCGTCGACGACGGTGGTGTCCGGTGAGGCGGGGGCGCTCGACGCGCTGCTCGCGGACCTGTCCTCGCACGGCGTGTTCTGCTCGCGCATCCCCGTCAACGTGGCCGCGCACAGCCCGGAGATGGACGCCATCCGCGAGGACCTGGACGCGGCCTTCGCGCGGATGAAGCCCCGGATGAGCGCTCCGCGCTGGGTGTCCACGGTGACGGTGGAGGAACTGGAGGGCGCGTCGCTGGAGGCGTCCTACTGGAGCCACAACCTCCGCCAGCCGGTGCGCTTCACGCAGGCGGTGGAGAAGCTGGCGGCGGAGGGCATCGACACCTTCGTGGAGCTGAGCGCGCACCCGGTGATGCGTCGCTCGCTGGAGCAGGCGCTGGCCCGGACGGAGCGGATGGCGCTGACGGTGGCCTCGATGCGGCGCGACGACGCGCGCGGTGGCCTGCTGGATGCGCTGGGGACGCTGTACGCGTGGGGCGTGTCGGTCCGCTGGCCGGGGACGCCGATGATGGACGACGCGGTGCTGCTGCCGCTGTCCGCTCGGACGCCGCGGGCGCTGACGGACCTGGCGCGCTCGCTGGTGCCGCATTGTGACTCCGCGTCGTCGACGTCGCTCGCGGATATCGCGGCGACGCTGGCGCTGCACCGCTCCCCGCTGGACCAGCGACTGGCGCTCGTGGCGAGGGACGTGGCGGGCGCGCGCGAGGGGCTGGAGGCCTTCCTGCGACAGGAGCCGCGTCCGGGGCTCGTGGTGGGGCAGGGGCCCGCGTCCTCGCGGACGCCGGTGGTGTTCGTGTTCCCCGGCCAGGGCTCCCAGTGGGTGGGCATGGGGCGTGAGTTGCTCCGGAGCGAGCCTGTCTTCCGCGCGGCGGTGGAGGACTGCGACGCGGCGCTGAAGGCCTTCGTGGACTGGTCGCTGCTCGAGGTGCTGGCGTCGAGCGACGCGGGCTGGCTGGAGCGCATCGACGTGGTGCAGCCTGCGCTCTTCTCCATGCAGGTGGGGCTCGCGCGGCTGTGGCGTTCGTGGGGAATCACCCCGGACGCGGTGGTGGGGCACAGCATGGGCGAGGTGGCCGCGGCGCACGTGGCCGGGGCCCTGTCGCTGGAGGACGCGGCGCGCATCATCTGCCGTCGCAGCCGGCTGCTCCTTCGCACCAGCGGCCAGGGCGCCATGGCGGTGACGGAGTTGTCGCTCGACGAGGCTCGCGAGGTGCTGCGCGGCGTGGAGGACCGGCTCTCGGTGGCCGCGAGCAACAGCCCTCGCTCCACGGTGCTCTCTGGCGACCCCCAGGCGCTCCAGCAGGTGTTGGAGACGCTGACGCAGCGTCAGGTCTTCTGCCGGCCGGTGAAGGTCAACGTGGCCTCGCACAGCCCGCAGATGGAGCCGCTGCGCGCGGAGTTGCTGGAGCTGCTCGATGGGCTCTCGCCGCGCGCGAGCGAGGTGGCGCTGCACTCGACGGTGCTCGGGCGCGTGGCCGAGGGGACGGAGCTGACGCCCGCGTACTGGGTGCGCAACCTGAGGGACCCGGTGCTGCTGTCACAGGTGGTGGAGTCCCTGGTGGCCACGGGGCACGGGCTGTTCGTCGAGGTGAGCGCGCACCCGGTGCTGCTGCCCTCCATCGAGCAGACGCTCGCGCACCTGGGCAAGCCGGGCACGGTGCTGCCGTCGTTGCGGCGCGAGCAGCCCGAGCGCGTGGTGATGCTGGAGTCGCTCGGCCGCCTCTACACGGAGGGGCGCGAGGTCTCCTGGCGCGCGGTGACGCCCGTGGAGGGCCGTCAGGTGTCGCTGCCCACGTACCCGTGGCAGCGGGACCGGTACTGGTTCCAGCCGGGCGCGGCGGGGGCTTCGCGGAGCGTGGGTCAGGGCCACGCGGTGCTCGGGGTGTCGCGGCGCTCCTCGCTCCGGCCGGGGGCGCGGTTCTGGGACGTGGATGTGGCGGTGGAGAAGCTGCCGTACCTGAAGGACCACCGAGTGCAGGGCACGGTGGTGCTCCCGGCGGCGGCCTATCTGGACTGGGCGCTGGCCGCGGCGCGCGAGGGGCTGGGCGAGGGGACGTGGGCCCTGGAGGACGTGCGCATCGACGAGGCGCTGGCGCTGCCAGAGGAGGGCTCGCGGCCGACGCAGCTCGTGCTGACGTCGGAGTCGGCGCAGGGCGCGTCGTTCAAGGTCTCCAGCTTCGTGCCCGTGTCCGGTGAGAGCGCGGAGGTGTGGACGGTGCACGCGTCCGGCGCGGTGAGGCCGCTGGCCACGGGGGCCGCGCCGTCCGCCATGTCGCTGGACGAGGTGCGGCGTCGGTGCACGCAGGTCCGCGAGGGCTCCGCGCACTACGGCGAGATGGAGGAGCGCGGCCTGAGCTACGGCCCCACGTTCCAGGGGCTGCGCGAGGTGTGGCGTCGCGACGGTGAGGCGCTGGGACGCCTGGAGGTGCCCGAAGCGCTGGGCGCCGTGAGAGGGCTGCACCCGGCGATGCTCGACGCGAGCCTGCAGGTGCTCCTGGAGGCGTTCCCGTCGGGAGGGGGCACCCACGTCCCGGTGCGCGTGCGGCGCTTCGCGGTGAGTCGCGCGGGTGCGCCGGTGCGTTGGGCACACGCGCGCTTGTCGGAGCCCGTGGCGGGGGAGAAGACGCGACAGGGAGACGTGTGGCTCCTCGACGCGGAGGGCCTGCCGGTCGCGGAGGTGCGCGGCATGGTGCTGGCGCCCCTGTCGGGACAGCGAGACGCGCGTCTGGTGGCCCAGGACCGGGCGCTGTTCGAGATGGCGTGGCACCGCGTGGATGCGCCCGCGACGACGCAGTCCGCGGGGGCGCCCTGGCTCGTGCTGATGGATGGGCAGGGGCACGGCGCCGCGCTCGTGAACCAGCTCGAAGCACGGGGCGGTACGTGCGTGAAGGTCGAGGCGGGGACGGAGTTTCGCAAGCTCGGCGCCCGGCACTTCCAGGTGGCGCCGGGGTCGCGCGAGCACCTCCAGCGTTTGCTGACCGAGGCCTTCTCCGAGGGCGAGTCGTGCGGAGGCGTCGTGTACCTGTGGGCACTCGAGGCCTCCGAGGTGGAGGTGTCCGGAGCGCGCGCGAGCGACGAGGCCGAGCGGCTGTGCGGCGGCGCGCTGCACCTGGTGCAGGAGCTGACCCGCGCGGGTTGGCGTACGGCGCCCCGGTTGTGGCTCGTGACGAAGGGCGCGCAGGCCGTGGGCGGAGAGGCTCGGGTGAGCGCGGTGCAGGGCTCACTGTGGGGCCTGGGCCGCGTGGTGTCGCACGAGCACCCGGAGCTGCGGTGCACGTGTGTGGATGTCGAGGAGCTGTCCTCGGACGCGTCGGCCTCGTTGCTGACGGCGGAGCTGCTCGCGGGCGCGAAGGACGAGCAGGTGGCGCTGCGCACCCAGGGGCGGCACGCGGCGCGACTGGCGCGGCGGCTCCCCGTGGATGCGTCGCGCGAGTCCGCTGAGCCGAGGCTCCCTGTCGAGGGGCGAGCCTTCCGGGTGGAGATTCCCACGCCCGGGGTGCTGGACCGGCTGGTGGCTCGGGTGGCCGAGCGACGTCTTCCGGGGCGTGGCGAGGTGGAGGTCCAGGTGGAGGCGGCCGCCCTCAACTTCATCGACGTGATGAAGGCGATGGGCATCTACCCGGGCCTGCCGCCCGGCCCCGTCTCGCTGGGCGGTGAGTGCGCGGGTCGCGTGGTGTCCGTGGGTGAGGGCGTCACGGGGCTCTCGGTGGGCCAGCGCGTGGTGGCGGTGGCCGGGGGCAGCCTGGGCTCGCACGTCATCGCGGACGCGCGCTTCGTGCGCCCGTGCCCCCAGGGCATGAGCGCCGAGGATGTGTCCACGGTGCCGCTCGTCTTCATGACGGCGTGGTACGCGCTGGAGCACCTGGGGCGGCTCCAGGAGGGGGAGCGAGTCCTCATCCACTCCGCGGCGGGCGGACTGGGGCTCGCGGCGGTGCAGGTGGCCCAGGCCCGGGGCGCTGAAATCTTCGCCACGGCGGGCACGCCCGAGAAGCGCGAGTTCCTGCGCACTCTCGGCATCGCGCACGTCATGGACTCGCGCACGCTGGCCTTCGCCGACGAGGTGAAGCGCCTGACGAACGGCGAGGGCGTGGACGTGGTGCTCAACTCACTCTCGGGTGAAGCGATTCCTCGCGGCCTGGAGCTGCTCGGTCCGGATGGGCGCTTCCTGGAGGTCGGCAAGCGCGACATCTACGACGGCCGGGCGCTGGACCTCACGCCGTTCCGCAAGAGCATCTCGTACACGGCCATCGACCTGGCGGGGCTCCAGGAGCGCAAGCCCGTGTTGTTCGCGCGGCTGCTCCAGGAGGTGATGGAGCAGGTGGAGTCGGGCGCGCTGCGGCCGCTGCCGTACCAGCGCTTCCCCGTCTCGCGCGTGGCGGACGCCTTCCGCGAGATGGCGCAGGGACGTCACACCGGAAAGCTCGTCATCGGCATGGAGGACCCCACGCTGAAGGTGGCCTCCGCGCGCTCGGGCTTCCGCGTGCGAGCGGACGGCACGTACCTGGTGACGGGCGGCCTGGGTGGCCTGGGCCTCTCCGCGGCGAAGTGGCTGGTGGAGCACGGCGCGCGGCACCTGCTCCTGATGGGCCGCTCCTCGCCGTCGGAGACCGCGCGCAAGACGCTGACGGAGCTGGAGGCCCTGGGCGCGCGAGTCGTCGTGGCCCAGGCCGATGTCGCGGACGCGGAGCAACTGCGCGCCGCGCTGGCCAGGACGCGGGACGGAGCGCTGCCGCCCCTGCGCGGCGTGCTGCACTGCGCGGGCGTGCTGGAGGACGCCACCCTGGCGCGACTGACGCCGTCACACCTGCGCACGGTGATGGCGCCCAAGGTGCGTGGCGCGTGGAACCTGCACGACCTCACCCGAGGCGAGTCCCTGGACTTCTTCGTCCTCTACTCGTCCGTGGCGTCGCTGCTGGGCCTGCCGGGGCAGGGCAACTACGCGGCGGCGAACGCGGCGATGGACTCGCTGGCGCACCACCGGCGCGCGGTGGGGCTGCCCGCCACGAGCGTCAACTGGGGTCCGTTCTCGGACGTGGGCCTGGCCGCCGCGCAATCCAACCGTGGCGAGCGCCTGGCGTACCAGGGCATGGCGAGCTTCGTGGCCCGCGAGGGAGAGGAGCTGCTCCAGCGGCTGCTCGATGAAGGCGCCACGCAGGCCGCCGCGGTGCGTCTGGATGTGCGCCAGTGGCTGGAGTTCTTCCCGTCCGTGGCGCCGCTGCGCGTCTGGTCCGAGCTGAGCGCGGAGGGACGCGGCGAGGTGGCCCGTCCCGGCTCGGACTTCCTGGGCACGCTGAAGCAGGCGGAGCCGGGCGCGCGCCTGGAGATGCTGGAATCACACCTGCGCGAGCGGATTGCCCAGGTGCTGCGGCTGGAGCCCTCGCGCGTGGGACGGGCGGACCCGTTCCGGGCGCTGGGCCTGGACTCGCTGATGAGCCTGGAGCTGCGCAACCGTGTCGAGGCGTCCCTGGGGCTCAAGCTCTCCGCGACGCTCCTGTGGACGCACTCCACGCTCGGCGCGCTGAGCGTCCACCTGCTCGAAAGACTCGAACTCGCGCCGGTGCGCGAGTCCTCAACCCCTACGCCGTCGAAAGAGAACCAGGAGCGTCCCGCCGACGAGTCCGCCGCGGAGCTCGCGGCCCTCTCGGATGAGCACCTGCTGGACCTCTTCGACGATGCGCTGACCGCGCTGGAGAACGAATCGTGAGTGACGCGACCAAGGAGAACGAACTGAAGCAGCGCATGGCTCGCGCCGTGCTCGCGATGCAGAAGGTGCAGGCGAAGCTCGACACGCTCGAGAAGGCGCGCACCGAGCCCATCGCCATCGTCGGCATGGGGTGCCGCTTCCCGGGTGGCGCGGACTCGCCCGAGGCCTACTGGAAGCTCCTGGACGAGGGCCGGGACGCCGTGCGCCGTGAGCCGGCGTCGCGCCGCACGGGCGCGGACACGGGCACGCCGCGCTGGGGCGGGTACCTGGACGAGGTGGACGGCTTCGACGCGGACTTCTTCGGCATCTCCCCGCGCGAGGCGGCGAGCCTGGACCCGCAGCAGCGGCTGCTCCTGGAAGTGAGCTGGGAGGCGCTGGAGGACGCGGGGCAGAACCCGGAGAAGCTCCTGGGTTCATCCACGGGCGTCTTCGTGGGCATCACCGGCAACGACTACGAGCGCGTGCTGCCCATGGGGGCGGACCAGCTCGACGCGTACTACATCACCGGCAACGGGCACTGCTTCCCGCCCGGCCGCATCTCCTACGTGCTGGGCCTCCAGGGGCCGAGCCTCGCGGTGGACACGGCGTGCTCGTCGTCGCTCGTCGCGGTGCACCTGGCCTGTCAGAGCCTGCGGCTGGGTGAGTGCAACCTGGCGCTCGCGGGCGGCGTCAACCTCATCCTGGACTCGCTGAGCACGGAGATGATTGCGCGCACGCAGTCGCTGTCTCCGAACGGGCGGTGCAGCACCTTCGATGCGTGGGCCAACGGCTTCGTGCGCGGTGAGGGCTGCGGCGTCATCGTGCTCAAGCGCCTGTCGGACGCGCAGGCGGACGGGGACACCATCCTCGCCGTGGTGCGGGGCTCGGCCATCAACCAGGACGGCCGCTCGACGGGGCTGACGGCGCCGAACGTGCTCGCGCAGCAGGCGCTCCTGCGTCAGGCGCTGGCGAACGCGCGCGTGGAGCCCTCGGCCATCGGCTACATCGAGGCGCACGGCACGGGCACGTCACTGGGTGACCCCATCGAGGTGGAGGCCTTGGCCGACGTGGTGGGCGCGCCGAGGGCGGATGGGAGCCAGTGCGCGCTGGCGTCCGTGAAGACGAACATGGGGCACCTGGAGTCCGCGGCGGGCATCGCGGGCCTGATGAAGGTGGTGCTCTCGATGCGCCACGAGCGCATCCCCAAGCACCTGAACTTCACCCGGCTCAACCCGCGCATCCGCATGGACGG includes:
- a CDS encoding non-ribosomal peptide synthetase → MSRDTESMSLEEKKQLLKRLLARQDAAPRVAAVQEPFALSYGQSALFHLHQSDPDNHAYHTLFSFRVHGPLDVDALRRAAEVLVERHEVLRTTYGVSDDGRLLQRVQEQGTLPFTLNDSRGVSPAEVRRRLIEEVRKPFDLTTGPVARLSVTRVDGGEHLVVFTQHHVSNDARALQVLQRELLEVYGQLVTRGTASLPAPRAQYRQFVEWEQALLGGPRGEVLERYWKERLAGAPPALELPTDKPRPAEQGCHGDTVIHELDRALVRRAEARAREQGVTLYTFLLACFHVLLSRHTGQRDVLVGTPTNTLMSAEDAALQEVVGYAVNPVVVRSSVDEGLGFGAFARELQKRVLEALEHQAYPFPQLVAKLGGPRDASRPPVFQVMFNYLPVSDRDPLAMLGLSVDEGRTFQVNGLTLSPYVLPQQEAQFDVGMECLKLGERLVLALHYNADLFLGRTARRLLERFECLVADAVERPSATCDALEVVSASEREELLLGLNPRPMDWVDGPSMVDLVEAQVRRTPDAVALSVGDTHLTYRELNARANRLAHYLRTHHGAGPDVLVGLMVDRTEWLLIGTLGILKSGAAYVPIDPAYPAERVRYLLQDSSSGVLLTEPQLLETARQGSPAGCVDITTARGDSDEDVAHRPGCEDLAYVIYTSGSTGRPKGTLIEHHSAVSFLRWCQTEFRATDFDVTFFGTSYCFDLSIFEMFYTLSVGRRVRLLRNSLQIAEYLDSESRILVNTVPSVVKELLAAGAELGNVTVLNMAGEPIPQSVMSQLEGLPIQVRNLYGPSEDTTYSTCYRFPGDDPKVLIGKPLANTRVYILDKDLRLVPRGVPGELCLSGDGLARGYLDRPDLTAERFVPDPFMPGRRMYRTGDVAQWRADGNLDYLGRRDDQVKLNGYRIELGEIEVALSKHPATREVLVLARPGPSRDMELVAWLVCSEKVEPRELRAFLEQRLPRFMVPGHFVFLDAFPLTPNGKIDKKALAAPVAAASRSAMPPVAPRSELERALHELWGHALRGAHFGIDDNFFDVGGSSLHLTQIHMSLQRRLGRKMPMTELYRFPTIRALAEFLDRGPEKQAEPSNDERAERMRKQEQFFRARKARRS